The region TGACCAAGGGCCGCGGCTTCCAGGGCGTGGTCAAGCGCCACGGCTTCGCGGCCGGGCACGCCTCGCACGGTCCGACCGCCGGCAAGCAGCCGGGGTCGATCGGCGCCTCCGCCTATCCGTCGCGCGTGATCAAGGGCAAGCGCCTTCCCGGCCGGATGGGCGGCGCGAACCTGACCGTCAAGAATCTCGTGGTGGTCGGCGTCAATCCCGAGCTCAACGTCGTGCTGATCCTGGGCGCGGTGCCGGGCCCGACCAACGGACTGGTGTGCGTGGAAAAACGGAGCGTGTCATGAACGCCAAGCTCTTCGGATCCGACGGCAGCGAAAAGGGCTTCGCCGCGCTGCCCGACGAGCTGTTCGGGCAGCAGGTGAACGAGCACCTGCTGTGGATGTCGGTCAAGCGTCACCTCGGCAACCAGAGGCAGGGCACGGCCAAGGTGAAGGGCCGAGGCGAAGTCTCCGGCGGCGGCCGCAAGCCCTGGCGTCAGAAGGGCACCGGGCGCGCTCGCGCCGGATCGAACACCTCGCCGCTGTGGCCGGGAGGAGGACGGGCGTTCGGTCCCGAGCCTCGCGACCACCGCACCGACCTGCCCAAGCAGCAGCGGCGCGCGGCGCTGACGTCGGCGCTCTCGCTGCGCGCGGGTGAGAACGCGGTCACGGTGATCGAGCCGCTCCGCATGACCGAGCCGAAGACGCGCGAGGTGGCGGGGCTGCTCTCGAAGCTCGGCCTCAAGGACAAGCGGACCCTGCTCGTGCTCGACAAGGCCGACGAGGCGGTCGTCAAGTCGTGCCGCAACGTGAGAAACCTTCGAACGACGCTCGCCCATCAGGTGAACGCGTACGACCTGCTGCACTGCGAGGCCTTGCTGGTCACCCAGCCGGGCCTCGACCGCATGAAGGAGACCTTCGTCCGATGAAGGACGTGCGATCCATCGTGAAGAGGGCGTTGATCACCGAGAAGGGAACGGTGCTGCGCGAGCTGCGCAACCAGTACTTCTTCGAGGTGGCGCGCGACGCCAACAAGATCGAGATCAAGCGCGCCGTCGAGTCCATCTTCAACGTGAAGGTGAAGGCGGTGCAGACGCTGCAGATTCGCGGAAAGATCAAGCGCCAGGGACGCTTCGCCGGAAAGCGCAGCGACTGGAAGAAGGCCGTCGTGACGCTCCAGCCCGATCAGAAGATCGAACTCTTCGAGCAGATCTAGGAACCGACCATGCCCCTGAAGAAATTCCGCCCGATGACGCCGGCCCTCCGGCACACCCAGCTCCCCGACTTCGCGGAGCTCAGCCGGGGCAAGCCGCTCAAGTCGCTGACCGAGCGCAAGCTCAGGACCGGCGGTCGCGACAACTACGGACACGTGTCGTCCCGCTGGATCGGCGGCGGCCACAAGCAGCGCTACCGCCTGATCGACTTCCGTCGCGACAAGGACGGCGTGCCCGCCAAGGTGGCCAGCATCGAGTACGACCCCAACCGCTCCGCGCGCATCGCCCTGCTCAATTACCTGGACGGTGAGCGCCGTTACATCCTGGCTCCGGACGGACTCAAGGTGGGGGATGTGCTCCAGTCAGGGACGGCGGCCGAAATCAGGACCGGCAACTGTCTCCCGCTGCGCAGCATTCCGCTCGGCACCAACGTCCACAACGTCGAGCTCTTCCCGGGGCGGGCATCTCGGGTCGCGCGCTCGGCCGGGTCCTATTGCCAGCTGATGGCCAAGGACGGCAACTATGCGCAGCTGCGGCTGCCGTCGGGCGAGGTGCGCAGCTTCCATGTGAATTGCCGTGCGGTGGTCGGGCAGGTCGGCAATCTCGACCACGAGAACGTCTCGATCGGCAAGGCGGGGCGCAACCGCTGGAGGGGCCGGAACCCTTCCGTGCGCGGCGTGGCGATGAACCCCGTGGATCACCCGATGGGCGGCGGCGAAGGCAAGTCCTCCGGTGGACGCCATCCCACGACGCCGTGGGGAAAGAAGACGAAGGGCTTGAAGACACGGCGGCGGAAGCTCTCCGACCGCTTCATCGTGCGGCGACGGACGAAGTAGGGAGAACGACCAGCTCATGGCGCGCTCAGTCAAGAAGGGACCGTACGTCGTCGAGTCCCTGGTGAAGAAGATCGAGGGCATGAACCGCAGCGGCGACAAGCGCGTGCTCAAGACCTGGGCGCGGCGCTGTACCGTGCTGCCGGAGTTCGTGGGGCACACGCTGGCGGTCCATAACGGGAACAAGTTCATTCCCATCTACGTCACCGAGAACATGGTGGGGCACAAGCTGGGCGAGTTCGTTCCGACCCGCATTTTCCGCGGGCACGGTCAGGCTGTCGCCGAGAAGACGCCCGTACCTGGGAAGAAGTAGGCCATGCAAGCGAAAGCCATCCAGCGGTTCGTTCGGATCACGCCGAGGAAGTGCAACCAGGTCCTGGACCTGATCCGTGGCCAGGCGGTCGAGGAAGCGCAGACCACGCTGCAGTTCACGCCCAAGCAGGGCGCGCGGATCGTCCAGAAGGTGCTGAAGTCGGCGGTCGCCAACGCGCTGCACGAAGGCAAGGTGCGTCTCGAACAGCTCTACGTGAAGGAAGCGATCGTCGGTGCGGGGCCCACGCTCAAGCGCTGGCTGCCGCGCGCGCAGGGCCGGGCGACCCCGATCCTGAAGCGCAGCAGCCACGTTTCCATCACGGTGGCCACGAGGGAGTAACGATGGGTCAGAAAACACATCCGATCGGACTGCGGCTCGGCATCATCAAGGACTGGGACTCGCGCTGGTTCGCGACCCGGAATTACCAGGAGCTGCTCAAGGAAGACCTGCTCATCAAGCGCTATCTCAAGCGCCGTCTCTATCAGGCGGGGATCTCGAAGATCACGATCGAGCGGAAGGGCGACAAGCTGACGATCGCCATCAAGACCGCGCGCCCCGGGCTGGTGATCGGGCGCAAGGGCGAGCAGGTCGACAAGCTCTCCGAGGAGATGAAGCAGCTCACCAAGCGGGTCGTCCAGCTCAACATCGAGGAGATCAAGCGGGCCGACCTGGACGCGCAGCTGGTGGCCGAGCACATCGCCAAGCAGCTCGAGCAGCGGGTCTCCTTCCGCCGGGTGATGAAGAAGGCGATCGCTTCCTCCATGCGCGCGGGCGCGCAGGGAATTCGCGTCGCGTGCGCGGGCCGTCTGGGCGGATCCGAGATGGCGCGCTACGAGACGTATCGAGAAGGCCGTGTGCCTCTCCACACGTTGCGCGCCGACATCGACTTTGCGCGGGCGACCGCCAACACGGCGTATGGAACGTGC is a window of Candidatus Eisenbacteria bacterium DNA encoding:
- the rplD gene encoding 50S ribosomal protein L4, which encodes MNAKLFGSDGSEKGFAALPDELFGQQVNEHLLWMSVKRHLGNQRQGTAKVKGRGEVSGGGRKPWRQKGTGRARAGSNTSPLWPGGGRAFGPEPRDHRTDLPKQQRRAALTSALSLRAGENAVTVIEPLRMTEPKTREVAGLLSKLGLKDKRTLLVLDKADEAVVKSCRNVRNLRTTLAHQVNAYDLLHCEALLVTQPGLDRMKETFVR
- the rplW gene encoding 50S ribosomal protein L23, whose amino-acid sequence is MKDVRSIVKRALITEKGTVLRELRNQYFFEVARDANKIEIKRAVESIFNVKVKAVQTLQIRGKIKRQGRFAGKRSDWKKAVVTLQPDQKIELFEQI
- the rplB gene encoding 50S ribosomal protein L2 gives rise to the protein MPLKKFRPMTPALRHTQLPDFAELSRGKPLKSLTERKLRTGGRDNYGHVSSRWIGGGHKQRYRLIDFRRDKDGVPAKVASIEYDPNRSARIALLNYLDGERRYILAPDGLKVGDVLQSGTAAEIRTGNCLPLRSIPLGTNVHNVELFPGRASRVARSAGSYCQLMAKDGNYAQLRLPSGEVRSFHVNCRAVVGQVGNLDHENVSIGKAGRNRWRGRNPSVRGVAMNPVDHPMGGGEGKSSGGRHPTTPWGKKTKGLKTRRRKLSDRFIVRRRTK
- the rpsS gene encoding 30S ribosomal protein S19, with the translated sequence MARSVKKGPYVVESLVKKIEGMNRSGDKRVLKTWARRCTVLPEFVGHTLAVHNGNKFIPIYVTENMVGHKLGEFVPTRIFRGHGQAVAEKTPVPGKK
- the rplV gene encoding 50S ribosomal protein L22; amino-acid sequence: MQAKAIQRFVRITPRKCNQVLDLIRGQAVEEAQTTLQFTPKQGARIVQKVLKSAVANALHEGKVRLEQLYVKEAIVGAGPTLKRWLPRAQGRATPILKRSSHVSITVATRE
- the rpsC gene encoding 30S ribosomal protein S3 is translated as MGQKTHPIGLRLGIIKDWDSRWFATRNYQELLKEDLLIKRYLKRRLYQAGISKITIERKGDKLTIAIKTARPGLVIGRKGEQVDKLSEEMKQLTKRVVQLNIEEIKRADLDAQLVAEHIAKQLEQRVSFRRVMKKAIASSMRAGAQGIRVACAGRLGGSEMARYETYREGRVPLHTLRADIDFARATANTAYGTCGVKVWIFHGEVLDRSKAGAQTAAVR